Genomic window (Helianthus annuus cultivar XRQ/B chromosome 3, HanXRQr2.0-SUNRISE, whole genome shotgun sequence):
GTTTTGATATAGGGTTGTAGACGTAGATCATCCGTTCAAACAATGCCGTCTCATTAATGTGATTGAAAACTAAAAAATCAATCGTGATAATAAATTCTTTGTTTATGAATATTTGCCCACGCATTGTAAGTTATGAATACATAAAATCCAAAATatatagaaaaataaataaagaaaaaattGTCATTTTATGGAATTACTGATAGACGAAACGAATAAATCCATACTTAAATCTTTATATATTACTTATATTTCACAATATAAAAAAGAACCAACGTATTGTTTGAAGCAAATAATTGAATGTATAAAAGGTTAAAAAGTAAGCGTGTTTTAGGTGGTGTGTAGAAGCTCTGCTCAACGGATATATGTTAGAAAGGGACCCGCAAACGACCGTTAAATGTTAATTAAAGCCAAGAGAGAAAGGGGACACACGCGCCATtccaacgtcttttttttttttttaattccttTCTTAGAAAGTATATTGTAATTGCTTCTCTATTTCAATATATCTTCAAAATATTTTTCTACTTTCTAATTCTATTATATACATACAGTTGGCGGACCCAGATATTTTTCCATAGGGGTGCAgaacatttttaaaattttaggccccaagatatataagtaaaaaaatcggttcgtgtcgggtcgggtcatgtaaaataaaagaatattgaactaaatttatataaccatcaaaaatatgttaaaccttgttacaaacataattagaACGTcaccctacgggttttcattttttgaaatctatccaaaacatggctccataacatattacataatatatcaactattcaagccctagaaatcataatgtaaataagcctaagagtgaatttcaagttttgtcctttatctttaggccactttgcaagttttgtcctttatgtttaaatttgacgagttttgtcctttatgtttaaaaatcaagcacgttttgtcctttatgcttgatttttaaggacaaaacgtgcttgattttttaaacataaaggacaaaacgtgtttgatttttaaacataaagggtaaaacgtgcttgatttttaaacataaaggacaaaactcgtcaaatttaaacataaaggacaaaacttgcaaagtggcctaaagataaaggacaaaacttgaaattcactctaagcctaaaaatcatctaaacaacatataCACCAtaagagtggggatcctacggaaagtgtgtttttcctaaaaagtgtaaaaagtcataaaacacaataatttcaggcataaaacacacctaaaactcacaaataatagaatgatattactaaaacaccatattcaaactctaatagtccataaaaacttcaaacacaccatcgtagaactatgaatataaaacacacaatgctaaacaacataaaacacaataatatttgtcattccacaatcagagccttaacatctaaaacacaacacaaaacccacatacatgatgttttagtaatcttcatcatattttttgtgggtttttggtgtgtttaatggttgacattatggtgttttatgactttttacactttttaggaaatttggactttctggccaactcctatcctaCACCATAAAAAGAAAAAGCCAAACATTCTTCACTAACAAATATAACCCACCAGATCTACTGTGTGGTGTATGCGGCTATAAAAAAGGCAaaatatcatcactaacaaaaTATAACCCACCATATAAGATAATGAAAAACAAAACGAAGCACATGTCTACTGTCATGGTTAGTATGCGGCTAATATCAACAAAAAAAGCAACCAaaattcatcaaaaataacaaagaaattTACCCGTGTTCGATCagcggtggtatggtggctgattacggtggtatgAGGCTGCTGACTGTTCACTGCTATCGCTGGTGTTCTGATCGCTGGCGTGCAGGGAGGATATAGAAAGCGGGGGAGAATATGTAAGGGTTTtgggcttgtttattttattttgagttaaatgcttggttggtccttgtggtttacaaaaattgcagacttggtcctagtggtttactaattacacgcgtggtcccaaaacttgtcaaaaatgcactcggttggtccccagcaCTAACCttagttaaatttctcagttaactatgtgtgaaatgactatgTTACCCTTGAACAATTAAAAACCCCACCACAACctgcatcatcttcatcaccatctCCGGCGACCTGTCGGCCGTCCGGTTTCTCCGGCGAATCAGAGACTTCATCTTCACATGACAAAGACCACACCCGAACATGAACCCGAATCGACTAGCCCAAAACCGTACCGTCACCCGAGCCGAAACAGAAGCTGAAACTTGAGCCAAAACTAACTCCCCGTTTTCTCTCTCCGGCTCTCTGATTATGTCGCTGTCGTTGCCTCCACTACCGAAAATCAGAAAACCTCACCGGCTAGTCGCCGGCCGTTGAGCCACCTGTCGGCTCGTCGCTTCCCTGTTCCGATTGGAGCACCCATCCGCCGCCACCATCACGCGCCGCTACCATCTGTGGTGGTCGGCCGGTCACCGTAGAGAGGGAGGAAGAAGGAGAGAGGGTGACCGAGAGGGTGTTTGGCTTGGGTTATGTATGTGTGTTTGAGTTGTAGTTAAGGTTCTGTGTGTGTATGTAGAGGATATAGGGTTTCTtcatggagaagatgatgaggatCTGGTTATGTGTGGCTGGAATTTTTCAAAAGTGTTAGGGTTTTTTTGTGTGGGTGTTTAGATAGAGTTGCGGAGAAATGGAAATTGAGGGGATAAGTTGTTCTTTAGGTTGAAGATGAAATCAGAGACTTCATCTTCACACACCCACAAAAATGATGATGGTGATGCAGATGATGAAGGTTGTGGggggttttaattttttaattcttagttttaggtttttaattgttcaagggtaatatagtcatttcacacatagttaactgagaaatcTAACTGAggttagggctggggaccaaccgagtgtatttttgaaaagttttgggaccacgcgtgtaattagtaaatcactaggaccaagtctgcaatttttgcaaaccacagggaccaaccaagcatttaactcttttattttagtttgaaatattgttgatttgttgggtTTGTTTATTGGACTAAAACTTAGTAGTGGGCTAGTTAAATGTATtaggtatttgggtttagttatttAGATATTAAAagtagggctgttcacgagccgaaccgaaccgatcagacctttgctcgtgctcggttcgtttacaaaccgatcTGAACCGAATCGAGCGTCTTTTCAACCGAGCCAAAGTCGAGCGAGCGTCTTTCGATCCGAGCATTTTTCAAACGAACATCGAGCGAGTATCGAGCGCTGCAGAATAAACAAAGAAAGTGACGATGGGAGTGCTAGTTTTAGAATAAAGTGCAGTTTTCGTCCCTGATGTTTCGTCCAATAGAACACAAgtaaaaatttaacaaataacaagGAATACAAGAACACTCAACTAGTTCTATCGAGATTAACTAAGCAGGAAGATAAATCGTCGACCGATTGAAACATACCCTTGTTCTATcggaagtttgaaattgaatggaTCGATTGAAGCTAAACCCTTGCGAGTTGGCGTCTTGGCGAGTAGCGATGGAGAAATCGAATAACGATTGCCAATGGGGGTTTTTGATCAGGGCTTGCACTTCTGAATCAAATGGCGGGTTGAGACTTGAGTGTTGATCGACGTTTCacattttagtatttgaaatttTGACTCAATTACTCAAATGGACATTTAAGTATTGGATAATGAACTATTGGTATTGGATTTCAATTCTAATTACTTAAATGAGCTCTATTTGGATCTTGGACCAAACATTATTAATGTTGGTTTCTAGTCATTTCTTTAAAAatgatacacacacaaacacaaatatatatgtatatatatattaaaagataaatcgagccgaaccgaactgagcggacctttgctcgtgtttggttcgtttacaaaccgagccgatcCGAACCGAGCATTTTTTTAATCGAGCTGAATCGAACGAGCAAATTTCGAGCAATTTTCGAGCGAGCatcgaacgagcgtcgagcgccgagcaatttgaacagccctaattaaaagttatataatttaggtagtatttaaaaaaaataagagtttactaaaaaaaattaaattataaattgataacactttttacctaaggggtgcggacggaaaattccaaggggtgcggaagaaaaattccaaggggtgcggacggggttttcgacggaacttagcactagatttttttttcccgggggtgcgcccgcccaccttggctTTGTCTTAAGTCCGCCCCTGTTTACACACAGAATTATTTATCCAATATTGACCCCAAGTAAATTTTTATTccatgttttaaaaaccggttcaaacGGGCTGGTAGTACCTGTTGAACTGCCCGGTAcacccggttgaaccgctcgaGTCCCGGTTAAACCGTTTCTGAGCCCAATCCGATACGGTataaaaaccggattttaaaacatcGCTTTTAATAATTGATAAAATTTCAAGAGGTATATGCAAGAGAGGGGTTCACACTTAATAAAACCATTGAAATTAAGGTGTTGCTCTCCTTGAGGGCAAGAGTTTGAGCTCCGCTAAAGACGGATTTTGTATAATTTTAACCGCAAAAAATAAACATGGAGTGTAGGTTTTGGTCCCGTAGTGGACACTATTGTAATTGTTGTTCCGTCAAATGGTGTGGGTTTTAGTCATGTACTAAGCAATGATGTAATATTTATaagttcagtttttttttttttgaacggttgATTTTATTAGAGAAACAACACTAGCAAGAAGCTAGAATACACAAGAAAATTTTCATAATATAGAACGAGCACCAATCCGACCAAACTAGAGAATGCATTTTCTTTGGTTTTTCACCCAAAGGAAGTTAGTTGTCACGGAGTTATTCTTGAACTCTCGTGCGACACTTAGAATACTTCTAAGTTCAGCCTTTTGGATGGGTTTGGTTATGTATAACAGCGGAAGTCTTTGTTTGTGAAGATCACAAGTATGATTTTGTAGTGCGATACTACAACAAAGATGGTTATGTATTACTTGAACAAAGTTACAAGTACAAAGTGTTTACAAGAAGTTGGTTATGAGTAAGTTATGAGTGGGTTATGTGGGGTGAGTACAAATGTGGCCTCACATCCCTATTTATACTAGTTGGGAACTGATCTAGATAGTTCTATATCAAGATCATTCCCTTACAACATTCTACATAATATTATCTAGATAGTTCTTCATAAATATCATGCTTCATTGATAAATTTCTAGAGTCTTCTAGGTTGAATTTGAAGGCTGTTTTGACTAGCCCTTTCCAGCAATTTCTAGAGCTTTCTTGGTTTGATGTTGGTCTTTATTATGCTCCCATGGTGTTGGAACAATGTGGGTTGTTCCGGATCCTTCCGGGCGGCTCCAGACGTGACTAGATGGCCCCTGAAAGTTCTAGAAAGCAGAAATTTTGTGCTGAATTTTGGCGGGGCATGACATAGTGGTCTTGATTTCAGCTAATCGTTTGGAGATATCCACCCGATTATTTGAGAAAATCACATCATTTCGCAATTTCCAAATACTATAGGAGGACAATGGCATGGACAACTTTCTTCAATGGATGTATGAGTTTAGGCTTTAGCCTTTAGAAAAAAGgtataaacaaacacaaaatgaaattaaagaaatttgacgtttggcttttttaaaaaaaaaaaaaaaaaaacaaaacaaaacaaaatacagGAATGTTTTGAGATTGCTAATTAAAACTACCTATTTGTAGGGGTGTACTTGTTATCCGCTCGGTTAAAAGCTCCAATgagccgagccttaacgagcccgagaCTAAAATACAAAGCTCATTTAGGCTCGCGAAAGTCCaaacaaaattttagtttttttttctatataatataattatagtGATGATAACATTAGAGAACTTTGGCTTTGCGTAAGTAATATTCAAGCAAGCTCGAGCGAGCTTTTAGCTCATTTGAGATTCTCAaaatagctcgagccgagctgtatttcaggctcgagctctgCCCGATAACTAAACgggctctatttcaggctcgggTTCTTTAAAACttggctcgttcgagcttttaagcGAGTCGATAACGAGTAactctcgagcctctgggcttgtttacacctcTACTCAAAACATCTAATAAAGTTATCATATATCAATAACtaagaagaaaaaaaacaacccatgaaaaaaaaacatcaaacaacCATGTTGGATGAAGTCAACAACTCACCTTTTACCAATTAGTTATCAATCCaaacaaccaaaaaaaaaaaaaaagatgactcCAAACCTTTGCCTGTTTGATTTCACTAAGTCTATTTGTAACTACTTGTACCAGCAGCAGCCCACTTTTGATTTCACTAACTTTGAGATACATGATTGAAAACAGCAGCCCACTCTTGCTTAGTAGCAACCGGTATTGTCCAGTCGCCAATACTCGGAGACCAAACATCGTCAGTTGCATAGCTCAGGCACCAACTAACTTTTTCTGGCGGATTCTTGAAATCAAATGTGAAAGCCGCATGAACTTTTTTCCTAGCAGTCGTCTTCTTTTTTTTAGTTTGGGGCGTAGGAGTAGAACCCTTAGCgctctgaaaaaaaaaacatcattgCGTATAAATATCAACCGAAACATCATTCATTGCCgtataattataaaaatatttcAATTAGCTTACAGCGTCATCAGAACTTGCGGTTGGAGTTGATGGCTTCTTTCGCTTGCTCCCTGTTTCGAGAAAAGTCAACACTTCATTCTTTGACCGCAGACGATGGCCAGATGGCGCAATATAGTACTGTTCAAACCACATGCAATATAACTTTATTAGAATAGAAATATCGACTTATTGCCAAGATGTATAAATGGAAATATGAAAGCTAGAGTCTCGATAAGATTCGTCATTTATTCCACAAACATGTAAAAGAAAAGCTGACGGACCATTTTTGGACTTGCACATATGTTAGATGAAAGTAGAAACAACATAAACTTGGAGTTTCGACATTGTTCCTCCCCTAAATGAAATTAGATTGACCTAGTTTAGTAACGTCAAGTGTATTGcacataagggcattttggtcatttctcTTCGTCTTCTAGCTCTCAATGGAAAGTTCTCGATCGTCTACCTATACATCTTCAATATCGTCTTCGTCTTCTCTGACCATTTCCCTTTAACGCCAACATCTCCTCTAGTTAGTTATACATACACactatgttgtcaaagacgcaaggcgcaggcgaggcgcatcggtctcgcccggagcctaggtgcaaggcgcaaaaaaagcgtgggcttttttaagaaaagcgcacatagagaaaaaaaatataaaaaatatgttatgctttgataataaataagattccacatataaaattaaaaaaactattatatatgcCATTTAAGATCATGTAGCTAATAGTTTTGCACGCGTGAGGCAGTTTTGCACGCACTCGGTTTCGTTTTTAATGGTCATTTGTGCTGTTT
Coding sequences:
- the LOC110930698 gene encoding methyl-CpG-binding domain-containing protein 5 yields the protein MSNPEHLPADADHPTPTITPSEPEDPPATPDPLLGSGSFIDPTNGAHQSASKEPQSASKEPTNPDDLLQKYPRPSWLPDDWQMTLKKRTSGATEGTVDRYYIAPSGHRLRSKNEVLTFLETGSKRKKPSTPTASSDDASAKGSTPTPQTKKKKTTARKKVHAAFTFDFKNPPEKVSWCLSYATDDVWSPSIGDWTIPVATKQEWAAVFNHVSQS